A single window of uncultured Pseudodesulfovibrio sp. DNA harbors:
- a CDS encoding DUF2238 domain-containing protein, with protein MDNESPFSRYFPHGLAAAFTLLWGILAINPVMRDVWWAENLPIIIVFLLLIVTFKIFRFSNLAYALMACWLILHTIGGHYTFANVPFDFITDFFEFERNHFDRLGHYSIGFYAFPIAEFLTRKRLAKPVVVYLFSLFAIMALAAGYEIIEWWYAVIAGGDAGIEFLGSQGDIWDAQTDMLADTLGAVTTLILFKFSGIRADN; from the coding sequence ATGGACAACGAAAGCCCCTTTTCTCGATATTTCCCGCACGGACTCGCCGCGGCCTTCACTTTGCTCTGGGGAATTCTCGCGATCAATCCGGTAATGCGTGATGTCTGGTGGGCAGAAAATCTGCCGATCATTATTGTTTTTCTACTCTTGATCGTGACCTTCAAAATCTTCCGATTCTCCAATCTTGCATACGCACTGATGGCCTGTTGGCTCATCCTGCATACCATTGGCGGGCATTACACCTTTGCCAACGTGCCTTTTGATTTCATCACGGATTTCTTCGAATTCGAGCGCAATCATTTTGACCGATTGGGACATTATTCAATCGGCTTCTACGCATTTCCCATAGCAGAATTTCTGACCCGCAAACGACTGGCGAAACCTGTCGTAGTCTATTTGTTCAGCCTGTTCGCCATCATGGCACTGGCCGCAGGATATGAAATCATCGAATGGTGGTACGCCGTCATTGCTGGCGGAGATGCCGGAATCGAATTTCTCGGATCACAGGGTGACATATGGGATGCCCAGACAGACATGCTCGCGGACACCCTCGGTGCCGTAACCACACTCATTCTGTTCAAATTCTCAGGAATCCGGGCTGACAATTAA
- the aroC gene encoding chorismate synthase produces the protein MSGNTFGNLFQLITFGESHGPGLGGVVDGCPAGILLDESMIQQELDKRRPGQGGLASTARKEADKVKILSGVFEGRTTGTSIGFTIPNTDQRSHDYSKIKDVFRPGHADYSFTAKYGFRDYRGGGRSSGRETVSRVAGGAIAQELLRSEGIAIYAYTVELGGIPVNAYDFEGAQDRPYFSPDPDIVDVWNDRVKDVKSQGDTLGGVVEVRATSVPAGLGEPVFDKLDARLAYALMSVGAVKGVEIGSGMNASCSLGSLNNDPIGPDGFLSNNAGGILGGISSGQDIVARAFIKPIPSISQEQSTVTTDGTATSITIGGRHDIAAIPRINPVLKAMMAMTIADMLLLDRRLGVRD, from the coding sequence ATGAGCGGCAATACATTTGGCAATCTTTTCCAACTGATCACTTTTGGAGAATCCCATGGTCCCGGGCTTGGGGGCGTGGTTGACGGTTGCCCCGCAGGAATTCTCCTTGATGAGTCCATGATTCAACAGGAGCTTGATAAACGCAGGCCGGGGCAGGGTGGACTGGCTTCCACCGCACGCAAGGAAGCCGATAAAGTCAAGATTCTGTCCGGTGTATTTGAAGGCAGAACAACGGGGACATCCATCGGGTTTACTATTCCCAATACAGACCAACGTTCGCATGACTACTCAAAAATCAAGGATGTTTTTCGGCCCGGTCATGCTGATTATTCATTCACTGCCAAGTATGGTTTTCGTGATTATCGCGGAGGCGGTCGTTCGTCGGGGCGTGAGACAGTCTCTCGTGTTGCCGGAGGAGCCATTGCCCAAGAGCTTCTGCGAAGCGAAGGTATTGCCATTTATGCCTATACCGTGGAGTTGGGCGGTATCCCTGTGAATGCGTATGATTTTGAAGGTGCACAGGATCGTCCCTACTTTAGTCCTGACCCTGATATTGTTGATGTCTGGAATGATCGGGTGAAAGACGTAAAGTCTCAGGGTGATACCTTGGGTGGCGTGGTGGAAGTTCGGGCTACATCAGTTCCTGCCGGACTCGGGGAGCCAGTGTTCGACAAACTGGATGCACGACTTGCCTATGCCCTTATGTCTGTGGGGGCGGTCAAAGGTGTGGAAATTGGTTCCGGTATGAATGCGTCCTGCTCACTGGGGAGTCTCAACAATGACCCCATAGGGCCTGATGGTTTTTTGTCCAATAATGCAGGTGGTATTCTTGGTGGTATTTCATCCGGTCAGGATATTGTGGCGCGGGCATTCATCAAGCCGATTCCGTCTATTTCGCAGGAGCAGAGTACTGTCACCACCGATGGAACGGCAACGTCCATCACTATTGGCGGTAGGCACGATATAGCGGCTATCCCGCGCATCAATCCTGTACTCAAGGCCATGATGGCTATGACCATTGCGGATATGTTGCTGTTGGATAGAAGGTTGGGCGTACGGGATTAA
- a CDS encoding TrkA family potassium uptake protein, with the protein MAGNNEVGVIGLGKFGFALAKALTDLGQNVVGVDNDAENVRRAQDTLAQVYEADATDEKTLSQIGFQDLEKVIVSTGDSMEASILVVLNLQTIGVKNIWVKAFSQEHERVLYKLGVPFVVFPEAFVAFQLAHRLAVPGLHEYFGLGNDVATREVVVDDWTGKTLRELDLTNAYQVQVIAFRHSGESEFRFVPQANRVLEKGDVLVLLGKTEDIIQVDKF; encoded by the coding sequence ATGGCGGGTAATAATGAAGTCGGCGTCATAGGACTTGGCAAGTTCGGATTCGCATTAGCAAAGGCTTTGACCGACCTTGGACAAAACGTGGTCGGTGTTGACAATGATGCAGAAAATGTCCGTCGGGCGCAGGATACACTAGCTCAGGTTTATGAAGCGGATGCCACGGATGAAAAGACGCTCAGCCAGATTGGATTTCAAGATCTTGAAAAGGTCATCGTGTCCACTGGCGACTCCATGGAAGCGAGTATTTTGGTGGTGTTGAATCTGCAAACCATTGGTGTGAAAAACATATGGGTCAAGGCTTTTAGCCAGGAACACGAACGGGTGTTGTACAAACTCGGCGTGCCATTCGTGGTTTTTCCTGAGGCTTTTGTGGCATTTCAATTGGCGCATCGGTTGGCAGTGCCGGGATTGCATGAATATTTTGGACTTGGCAATGATGTAGCGACTCGTGAGGTCGTAGTAGATGACTGGACTGGAAAGACCTTGAGAGAATTAGACTTAACTAATGCTTATCAGGTGCAGGTTATTGCTTTTCGCCATTCCGGTGAATCAGAGTTCCGTTTTGTCCCGCAGGCAAATCGGGTACTGGAAAAAGGCGATGTACTGGTCCTGCTTGGAAAGACAGAAGACATCATTCAAGTCGATAAATTTTAG
- a CDS encoding potassium transporter TrkG — MRAKLFSPYWLPVWFFGGTILIGAFILHLDASHPGGPLSFVDALFTATSAMCVTGLAVVDTGSYFSTFGLDVLLVLIQLGGLGIMTFTTLIIHLLGKHVSLNDRIAVGQSLLRDPSFSLPKFLARVVLWTFFFEGAGAVALWLMDPVGFAPYSAIFHSISAFCNAGFSLYSDSLTHWAGHGGVNSVFMILITAGGLGFYVLIDCASYLRKLAIRLVRKRQAMPKLSWHSSVVLSTSLFLVVVGAVVIYFAEGAAGNAPAGLSEHLWTALFQSVTCRTAGFNTVDIGSMANVSLVFMMLLMLIGGSPGSCAGGIKTTTFRALCGFVWAQFRGREQVQLGRFALTQGALNKVISLTTMTFILVAVGTMVLTALESGDSSYLMAREEFILNMFETVSAFGTVGLSTGLTPLLDDVEKVTVIILMFVGRLGPVWLLSALQSWQTERRYKVPTSNLPFG; from the coding sequence ATGCGCGCTAAATTATTTTCTCCATATTGGCTGCCTGTCTGGTTCTTTGGCGGAACCATTCTGATCGGCGCATTCATCCTGCATCTTGACGCAAGTCATCCCGGCGGTCCGCTTTCTTTTGTGGATGCGCTTTTTACTGCAACGTCCGCCATGTGCGTCACTGGTTTGGCTGTGGTCGATACTGGTTCGTATTTCTCTACCTTTGGGTTGGATGTGTTGTTGGTGCTTATCCAACTCGGCGGTCTGGGGATCATGACTTTTACCACGCTCATTATCCATTTGCTTGGCAAGCATGTATCGCTGAATGATCGTATCGCCGTGGGACAGAGTTTGTTGCGTGATCCTTCCTTCAGCCTACCGAAATTTTTGGCGCGAGTTGTGTTGTGGACATTTTTCTTTGAAGGAGCCGGTGCTGTGGCACTCTGGCTTATGGACCCGGTGGGGTTTGCTCCTTATTCAGCGATTTTTCATTCTATTTCGGCTTTTTGTAATGCCGGTTTTTCTTTGTATTCAGATAGTCTGACACACTGGGCTGGGCATGGCGGGGTGAATTCGGTCTTCATGATACTCATTACCGCCGGTGGTTTGGGGTTCTACGTGCTGATTGATTGTGCGTCGTATTTGCGGAAGCTGGCTATTCGGCTAGTGCGAAAACGTCAGGCCATGCCGAAGTTGAGTTGGCATTCATCCGTTGTACTGAGTACGTCCCTGTTTTTGGTGGTGGTTGGCGCAGTGGTTATTTATTTTGCCGAAGGCGCTGCCGGGAATGCCCCAGCAGGTTTGTCGGAACATCTGTGGACCGCACTTTTTCAGTCTGTGACCTGTCGAACTGCCGGTTTCAACACTGTTGATATCGGGAGTATGGCCAATGTTTCGTTGGTTTTCATGATGCTGCTTATGCTCATTGGCGGTTCCCCCGGGTCGTGCGCTGGTGGCATCAAGACTACGACATTTCGGGCTTTGTGTGGATTTGTCTGGGCGCAGTTTCGTGGGCGAGAACAAGTCCAGTTGGGGCGTTTTGCATTGACGCAGGGCGCGTTGAATAAGGTTATCTCGTTAACCACCATGACATTTATTTTAGTTGCTGTCGGGACCATGGTGTTGACGGCTCTTGAGAGCGGGGACAGCTCGTACCTCATGGCGCGTGAAGAATTTATTCTTAATATGTTTGAGACCGTTTCCGCTTTTGGTACGGTAGGACTTTCAACCGGCCTGACTCCCTTGCTTGATGATGTGGAAAAAGTGACGGTTATCATACTTATGTTTGTCGGGCGACTGGGACCAGTTTGGCTGTTGTCGGCTCTTCAGAGCTGGCAGACTGAACGGCGGTACAAGGTGCCTACTTCAAATTTGCCGTTTGGATAG
- the aroL gene encoding shikimate kinase AroL, which produces MELQQNIFLIGPRACGKTSVGRLFADRLGIDFVDTDQVLVQTVGVEIAEYVERHGWDAFRERESEALLREAMPGGRVIGCGGGIVLRKENRAVLHGGITIYLKTAPEELARRLMNDPNEKQRPSLTGKSVADEVREVLLERAPLYEGCADIVVSGESLDDVVDQVLRELERLS; this is translated from the coding sequence ATGGAACTACAGCAGAATATATTTCTTATTGGCCCGCGAGCGTGTGGCAAGACGAGTGTCGGACGGTTGTTTGCGGATCGTCTCGGTATTGATTTTGTGGATACGGATCAGGTTTTGGTGCAAACCGTAGGCGTAGAAATCGCGGAATATGTAGAGCGTCATGGCTGGGATGCTTTTCGGGAACGAGAGAGCGAGGCGTTGCTCCGTGAAGCCATGCCTGGTGGGCGTGTCATAGGCTGTGGCGGTGGCATTGTCCTGCGAAAAGAGAACCGTGCTGTTTTGCATGGCGGTATTACCATATATCTTAAGACCGCTCCTGAAGAATTGGCGCGTCGGTTGATGAATGATCCCAATGAAAAACAGCGTCCATCCCTGACGGGGAAATCTGTGGCCGATGAAGTTCGTGAAGTTCTGCTTGAACGCGCTCCGTTGTATGAGGGATGTGCTGATATTGTGGTCAGTGGTGAGAGCCTTGATGATGTGGTCGACCAGGTCCTTCGTGAGCTTGAACGACTTTCCTGA
- a CDS encoding DUF933 domain-containing protein produces the protein MKTAIFGFSGSGKTDLFAALAGPDAAAAGNRAMIKVPDARLDPLIQLFNPKKITYSEIEYLDIPGGGGKGTGLGDRVLNEVRPYDCLIGVLDAFSGMNDPKQQWQAIEADMMVTDMAVIEKRLEKLEADSKKNKALVDPKEQEALQRALALLEEEKPLRTDEEVSTLPELKGYKFLSARPILYAWNCPEGEEARIELPEDTTGMTHIAVAAKLERELAEIDDPEEKAMFLQDLGISESALDKVISKTYQLLGLISFLTAGEDECRAWPVRVGSTAPQAAGVIHTDFEKGFIRAEVIGYDDFLVFGDFKKVKDAGKARLEGKEYIVKDADIIEFRFNV, from the coding sequence ATGAAAACTGCTATTTTCGGATTTTCCGGCTCAGGCAAAACAGATCTTTTCGCGGCTCTGGCAGGCCCAGACGCTGCCGCCGCAGGCAACAGGGCCATGATCAAAGTTCCAGACGCCCGCCTTGACCCGTTGATTCAGCTCTTCAACCCTAAAAAGATCACCTACAGTGAAATTGAGTACCTCGATATCCCCGGCGGGGGAGGCAAAGGAACCGGGCTCGGTGACCGCGTACTCAATGAAGTACGGCCTTACGATTGTCTTATTGGCGTTCTGGATGCCTTCTCCGGCATGAACGACCCCAAACAACAATGGCAAGCAATCGAGGCCGACATGATGGTCACCGATATGGCTGTCATCGAAAAAAGACTGGAAAAGCTTGAAGCCGACAGCAAAAAAAACAAGGCATTGGTTGACCCCAAGGAACAGGAAGCACTTCAACGAGCACTGGCCCTGCTGGAAGAAGAAAAACCACTCAGAACCGACGAGGAAGTCTCCACCCTGCCAGAACTCAAGGGGTACAAATTTCTGTCTGCCCGCCCAATACTTTATGCGTGGAACTGTCCTGAAGGCGAAGAAGCTCGTATCGAGTTGCCCGAAGATACCACTGGCATGACCCATATTGCAGTGGCAGCCAAACTCGAACGTGAACTTGCTGAAATCGATGATCCCGAAGAAAAGGCCATGTTCCTGCAAGACCTCGGCATCTCAGAATCGGCATTGGATAAAGTCATCAGCAAAACATATCAGCTGCTCGGACTCATTTCCTTTCTGACTGCTGGCGAAGATGAGTGCCGCGCATGGCCTGTCCGCGTCGGTTCCACTGCACCTCAAGCAGCCGGTGTCATCCATACTGACTTCGAAAAAGGATTCATCCGTGCCGAAGTTATTGGTTATGATGACTTCCTGGTGTTTGGTGATTTCAAAAAAGTCAAAGATGCAGGCAAAGCTCGGTTGGAAGGTAAAGAATACATCGTTAAAGATGCAGATATCATTGAGTTTCGATTCAATGTGTAG
- a CDS encoding ferredoxin — MTNENTCTKHREIGIELGDCRLCQGCIEMNPDVFEWDENLDMPYVCRSKVTEEEVRDIMNSCPEGCIVFVDC, encoded by the coding sequence ATGACAAACGAAAACACTTGCACAAAGCACCGCGAAATTGGAATCGAGTTAGGCGATTGCCGCCTGTGTCAGGGGTGTATCGAAATGAACCCGGATGTCTTTGAATGGGACGAGAATCTTGACATGCCGTATGTCTGTCGCTCCAAGGTGACAGAAGAAGAGGTTCGGGACATCATGAATTCATGCCCTGAAGGCTGTATCGTCTTTGTGGATTGCTAA
- a CDS encoding type I restriction enzyme HsdR N-terminal domain-containing protein, protein MHETSLGGTLRDYLSGEEIDETTFEEFRQLLVKLLVEEKGYPKERIKAKVLLSYTVDGEEFERPVDYVLYDEQGKPIFIIIFCAGNVGTFERETVCAARLIDGGPVPYALVTDTMDASLMDVKSGERIAQSMDAVPDFTDLVEMVSKVEMKPLTDEQREKQTRVFHTYCGFVYGTCCSESC, encoded by the coding sequence ATGCATGAAACGAGTTTGGGCGGAACGCTCCGTGATTATTTGAGTGGCGAAGAAATTGACGAGACAACTTTTGAAGAATTTCGGCAATTGCTTGTGAAGTTATTGGTGGAAGAAAAGGGATATCCCAAGGAACGAATCAAAGCCAAGGTTTTGCTGTCTTATACTGTGGACGGTGAAGAGTTTGAGCGGCCTGTCGATTATGTGCTGTATGACGAGCAAGGCAAGCCTATCTTCATTATCATTTTCTGTGCAGGAAATGTCGGGACATTTGAGCGTGAGACCGTGTGTGCGGCCCGACTCATCGACGGCGGCCCTGTACCGTATGCTTTGGTTACCGATACTATGGATGCGTCGTTAATGGATGTGAAAAGCGGTGAGAGAATCGCTCAAAGCATGGACGCGGTTCCTGATTTTACAGATTTGGTGGAGATGGTGTCCAAAGTTGAAATGAAGCCGCTGACCGATGAGCAACGAGAAAAACAGACCCGAGTGTTCCATACGTATTGTGGTTTTGTTTATGGAACGTGTTGCAGCGAGTCGTGTTAG
- a CDS encoding CBS domain-containing protein encodes MSLSIVRVRDVMHPEILSIDGMASVKDAAAMMRKNKTSELLVNKRNEDDAWAIVTIMDLVKDVIVPGREGEDVSVYEVMTKPVITVPATMDIRYAIRLIYRTGVHRAPVEHMGEIVGMVTLSSLILDSNVV; translated from the coding sequence ATGTCACTATCAATAGTGCGAGTTCGAGATGTCATGCACCCTGAAATTTTGAGTATTGATGGCATGGCCTCTGTGAAAGACGCTGCAGCTATGATGCGTAAGAACAAGACTTCTGAACTGCTTGTGAATAAACGTAATGAAGACGACGCGTGGGCTATCGTCACAATAATGGATTTGGTTAAAGATGTTATTGTACCTGGCCGTGAAGGCGAGGATGTCAGTGTATATGAAGTGATGACAAAACCTGTGATTACTGTCCCAGCGACTATGGATATTCGGTATGCTATTCGGTTGATTTATCGCACGGGAGTGCACCGTGCGCCGGTAGAACACATGGGCGAGATTGTTGGAATGGTAACGCTTTCATCACTAATTCTTGACAGTAACGTAGTGTAA